The Candidatus Nanohalococcus occultus genome contains a region encoding:
- the rpl18a gene encoding 50S ribosomal protein L18Ae, translating to MKEYVFSGEITQGKGTQPFERTVEANSMKHAKDKLYSTLCSEHSVKRSKITVEEENEA from the coding sequence ATGAAAGAATACGTTTTCTCAGGAGAGATAACTCAGGGAAAAGGCACTCAGCCGTTCGAGAGAACAGTTGAAGCTAACTCTATGAAACACGCAAAGGACAAACTTTACTCAACGCTTTGTAGCGAACACTCTGTAAAGAGATCAAAGATTACAGTCGAAGAAGAGAACGAGGCTTAA
- the pfdA gene encoding prefoldin subunit alpha, producing the protein MQGQQAMQQYQQLQQQIEQVQEYVEQVEQNIEESQETVQAVKQLEDAEEGSEVLAPIGSGVSAITELKETGKVVVNIGSETMKQTDLEGAEKVLQDRQENLKSTKEELDETLDELRSQMQEIQQEIQRQQAEQQEE; encoded by the coding sequence ATGCAGGGACAGCAGGCCATGCAGCAGTACCAGCAGCTCCAACAGCAGATCGAGCAGGTACAGGAATACGTCGAGCAGGTAGAACAAAACATCGAAGAGTCTCAGGAAACAGTTCAGGCCGTCAAACAGCTTGAAGACGCAGAGGAAGGAAGTGAGGTACTTGCTCCTATCGGATCAGGTGTTTCCGCGATTACAGAGCTAAAGGAGACTGGTAAAGTAGTTGTAAACATCGGCAGCGAGACAATGAAACAGACGGATCTCGAAGGAGCGGAGAAAGTACTTCAGGACCGACAGGAGAACCTGAAGAGTACGAAAGAGGAGCTGGATGAGACGCTTGATGAGCTACGGTCTCAGATGCAGGAGATCCAGCAGGAAATTCAACGCCAGCAAGCCGAACAACAGGAAGAATAA